The genome window GCGAGTAGTTGAGGAAAACGAGAAAAAATATGGGAAAGAAATTCGAGAAAAATACGGGGAGGACACAATTGATAAGTCCAATGCCAAGATGATGAATATGACTGAGGAACAGTATAGGGATTTTAAAAAACTAGAGGAAGAAATTTCATCTACCTTAGCAGAGGCATTTCAAAGTGGTGACCCAGCAGGTCCTTTAGCCCAAAAAGTAGCTGATTTGCATAAACAGTGGCTCAGTTACACCTGGAATCAATATAGTAAGGCAGCCCATGCTGGTCTTGCCCAGATGTACGTAGAAGATGAAAGATTTAGAGCATACTATGATAAAGAACAACCCGGTATAGCAGAATTTTTGAGGGACGCTATTTTAATTTATACAGGGATGTAGAAAGAAGAAAGACAAAAATTTCAACTGGATTTTAACTCCAAAGACCAATTCTGGGGAGAACCCCCTGTTGAATTGGTCTTTTTTTCCTGCATTTTTCTTGATTATACTTGTGGGGGTGGGGTATCTAGGAGCTTACGGGATAAAAGGAAGTGTTAAAATAATAACTTTTAAGTATACACAAAGAAAACAAGAAAATGTATTGACAATCGTTTACATAGCCTATAGAATCTAAATATGAAATAAAATTAAAACAGTGAGAAAAGTTGCAGGTGTGAGATGAAAAATTATAGAAATATAAGGTTAATGGTAAAATGTTCTAAGATGTACTATGAAGAAAACATGAATCAAATAGAAATTGGGAAAAAATTAGGGGTTTCTAAGGCCACCATTTCCAGAATACTTACTTCTGCCCGGAAGGAAGGTATTGTGAAGATTAGTGTAGTCAATCCATTATCCCATGAGAATCTTGAAATAGAAAAGGAATTAGAGAAGTTATTTGGACTGCAGGAGGTAGTCGTCGTTCAAGTAGCAAGCAATGATATCGAGGATATAAAAAAGTCCATAGCTCGAGAGGCTGCATATATCCTAGAAAGAATATTGAAACCCCAAATGCTTATAGGAGTGGGGAATGGCTCTACCCTAGAAAAAGTTTCTCAGTATGTTGAAAATTACAAAAGTAATGATTTTACTTTTGTGCCCATGGTGGGAGGAAATGGACAAATTAATGCAAATATTCAATCCAATAATATCGCCCAAAGCTTTGCAAAATCTTTTAAGGCCCATTATAAGATATTGCACGCTCCTGCTATGGTGAAGAGTTTAGAGATTAAAGAAAGCTTTATACAGGATTCTGGTATTAGATCCATATTAAACCTAACAGAAAAACTAGATGTGGGCATAGTGGGGATAGGTTCATCAGATCTAGAAACGACGGTAAGAATACTTACAGAATATATTAGCCAAGAGGAATTGTTAGATTTAAGGAAAAAAGGTGCTGTGGCCGATATTTGCAACAAGTTCATGGACAGTCAGGGTAAAGGAGATTTTGAAGTCAATGAAAATGTCATTGGTATTGATTTGGAAGATTTAATCAAAATTCCCTGTGTCATAGGTGTAGCGGGCCATAGTAAAAAATCCGATGCCATTATAAGTGCTATAAAATCAGGTTTAATCAATATCTTGGTTACCGATTATGACACTGCAAATATCATCTTAAAAAAGAGAAAGGAAGAGATTTATGGGTAGAATTGCGGTCATTATATTATTAGCATTTTTTCTTCAAACCCTACTTACCATCCTTCAAATTAAAAGCTACCAAAAAAATCTTTCTGAGATGGTGAGGCAGGGGAAAATTATTATAGGTAGGGAAAAAGGGATGCTAAGCTCCGGATGCGTAGTACTTATACGAATAGATGATGATTTTCAAGTGCTAGAAACCCGTTATATGAAAGGAATAACCGTATTTAACAGATTTAAGCTCTATGAAGAGATTAATGGGAAAAATGTATTAAATTCAGAACTATGGCTAAAGGACATAAAACATAAACGGATACGTAATGCCATTAATAATGCCATTGAGATTATGTACGAAAAACTCAACTATAGTGAGGAAGTAGAAGGGTCTATATAGGAAGAGTTTATTTAACAGGTAATTACCTGTTAAAATATAAAAAAAAGGGGGAATTTAAAAATGGATTTTTTGGCTAAATTAGCAGAAGGCTTTATTGGCTTATTCGAAGCCGGCGGGGAAAACTTTATGGGCCTCGTCACAGGTATTATACCTACCTTAGTTGTTTTGATCACATTTGTTAACTCCATTGTACAATTGGTAGGACAAGAAAAGGTGGAAAATTTTGCGAGAAAGACAACGAAATATGCGATTACTAGATATACAATTTTCCCAATCATGGCAGTATTTTTCTTAACCAATCCAATGGCCTACACCTTTGGAAGATTCTTAGAAGAAAAATACAAACCACCTTTT of Irregularibacter muris contains these proteins:
- a CDS encoding MerR family transcriptional regulator — translated: MEYTVQKLAKLAGVSNRTLRYYDQIGILKPARINSSGYRIYGEKEIDQLQQILFYRELGVSLQIIKEIIISPGFDYRKALEEHHKTLLEQKERLDVLIANVEKTIGLKEGRNTMSDREKFEGFKKRVVEENEKKYGKEIREKYGEDTIDKSNAKMMNMTEEQYRDFKKLEEEISSTLAEAFQSGDPAGPLAQKVADLHKQWLSYTWNQYSKAAHAGLAQMYVEDERFRAYYDKEQPGIAEFLRDAILIYTGM
- the srlA gene encoding PTS glucitol/sorbitol transporter subunit IIC; translation: MDFLAKLAEGFIGLFEAGGENFMGLVTGIIPTLVVLITFVNSIVQLVGQEKVENFARKTTKYAITRYTIFPIMAVFFLTNPMAYTFGRFLEEKYKPPFIDAALSFVHPITGLFPHANAAELFVWIGISDGVIKAGYPTGDLAVRYFLSGIVVIFLRGIITEKIYFAMTKKGSSKKGVTA
- a CDS encoding transcriptional regulator GutM encodes the protein MGRIAVIILLAFFLQTLLTILQIKSYQKNLSEMVRQGKIIIGREKGMLSSGCVVLIRIDDDFQVLETRYMKGITVFNRFKLYEEINGKNVLNSELWLKDIKHKRIRNAINNAIEIMYEKLNYSEEVEGSI
- a CDS encoding sugar-binding transcriptional regulator, yielding MKNYRNIRLMVKCSKMYYEENMNQIEIGKKLGVSKATISRILTSARKEGIVKISVVNPLSHENLEIEKELEKLFGLQEVVVVQVASNDIEDIKKSIAREAAYILERILKPQMLIGVGNGSTLEKVSQYVENYKSNDFTFVPMVGGNGQINANIQSNNIAQSFAKSFKAHYKILHAPAMVKSLEIKESFIQDSGIRSILNLTEKLDVGIVGIGSSDLETTVRILTEYISQEELLDLRKKGAVADICNKFMDSQGKGDFEVNENVIGIDLEDLIKIPCVIGVAGHSKKSDAIISAIKSGLINILVTDYDTANIILKKRKEEIYG